In Canis aureus isolate CA01 chromosome 25, VMU_Caureus_v.1.0, whole genome shotgun sequence, the genomic window tagaagaaaatatactgaatttGGGTAGTAAAATTATTTACTAAGGCATCTGTCAGCATTTAACAAGATGCACATTCAAGCATTTTACTTGACATCAACTCAACAGATATTTGCATGCATGTAGTTTGAGCCTAATCCTAATCATCTCTACCCATAGTTTGCTACCTGTACTGTTGCAAAAACTTCCCCAAGGTTCTTCTCAGTGCATTTTTAATCTCCCTGTTTTTCAGGCTGTAGATGAAGGGGTTTACTAGGGGAGTTACCACACTATACTGTATGGAGAAGATCAGCTCCAGAGGTGAGCCTGAGGTTGGCATGAGATGCCGCAGGAAAGCTGAGCCATAGAAGAAGCTCACTGCAgtgaggtgggaggagcaggtggagaaggcCTTGCTTCTGCCTGAGGAGGAGCTGATGCTCAGGATGGTGGAGACAATGCGTGCATAGGAGAAGAATATCAGGAAGAATGTACCAAAGCCATGCAGGAGTGTGGAACAGAGCAGGACAGTGAGGTTGGTAGAGACATCAGAGCAGGACAAAGGGAAAAGGGAGGGCAGCTCACAGCTGTAGTGGGGGATGGTATGGGCCTTACAGAAATCCAGGTTTGTTACTAAGGTGATGTTAATGAGTGCATCTAGAAACCCCAGGCTCCATGAACCCCATACAAGCTGCATATACAGCTGATTATTCATCACCTGGCCATAGAGGAGTGGATGACAGATAGCAGCATAACGATCATAGGCCATTGCTGACAGTAGGCAGACTTCTGTTCCTCCAAAGTCAAACAGAAAGAAGACTTGAGCCAGGCAGCCCTCCACTGAGATGGTTTTCCTCTGGGACAGGAGGTTCTCCAGCAACCTGGGCACTATGGCAGTAGAGAAACAAAAGTCCGTGAGAGAGAGGTGACTCAGGAAGAAGTACATAGGTGTGTGGAGGTGGGAATCAGCCTTGATGACCAACAGCATCAATAAATTTCCCAAAATAGTCAAGAGGTAAATCCCAAGGAAAAGCACAAAGAGCAGAACCTGGATGTGAGAGTCAACAGACAGCCCAAGGAGGATGAACTCTGTGATGGTGCTGTGGTTCCTCAAAGCCATTTACAGAGGATATaacctagaaataaaaataggcatAAATCTCAAACCTCTGTTGACTGCACTCAATTACCAGAAGAGGAAGCTTGAGCCCAACTAGCTTATATTTCGTatttttccatattgatttttttttagaacatttcttcCCATACTGATGCTCTGCTTCAATTCTGAATGGGTCAATTTCAGTATGATATTACCCTATAGTTGATATTCTATCTCAGAGATTGCTGAAGGAATTCACAAATTTGTTCAAACATGGACCAGACTAATTTAGTCAATTTCCTTCAGTTAAAACTGCTTAAAAATGTTATCtgtaatttgcatattttaatggGATGTCTATAGTGGATGTTGCAAAACTTCTAATTTCTTCTCCATCTCTGTTTCTTACTCCCATTTAAAACCTAGCTAAGTTACTCAATGATGTTATTTTACCTTCCTTTAGCTTTTTATAATCACTTTCACATATATTGTCAATATCATCTTTGGGGCAAGACTAAAACATGTAATCGTGAATCTTAgtgcatgtgtgcctgtgtgtgagcatgtgtctttctttgcctttgtaTGTTGGAGGATGGAGTAGAATGAATAAGGGCAGAGCTTGATgaatccattttacagaagagaaaatttagtATCAGAGGTTATGTTACTTGTCCAAATTTTCAATTTGAATAGTTGGTATTTGTTTGTACTATGTAGGACTCAAAGACAAGAGGTATCTCTATCATACCATGTCTTGACAATGAATGTCCTCCATCATTTGGCATCTATGTACCTATATAATTGTCCTATATACTACCTCTTAGCCCTAATTCAGAGGGCAAGCTAGTATATTTTTCTCCAATACCTTATGGACATCCCTTCTTTCCACCTTTGCTTAAGCATTGACTTTATCTGGAATGCCCTCTTTGTagatctaaattttatttattttttgacacttAGCTTAATTTCAACTTTCTAAAAAAATCTTCTGAATTCACCATATTTAATAATAGAACTATTATTCTTCTGAATTCACCATATTTAATAATAGAACTATTTTTTATTGAGCACCATTTAAGTTCTAGGTACTCCTACTAAACTCCAGGTGCAAGTTGAAGTAAATCACTTAAGAAAGATTtttcaaataaggaaacaaaaagtgTTTGAGTATCACCCAAATGATTCATACCATGATTCCAACTCTGAACTTTTTATTATAAAGCCTGTATTTTTTCTATACTGAGTCTCAACTTTTCTGAAGAGTTTCTTAAGAATTCTTCTGTTTCTCTACAGTATGATCTAACTCATCAGCTCATAATAAATAACTGTTCCCAGTAGGCTACCACATGAATCCCTGTTTTGCTATTGTAGTCAGTGTTAGTGTGTATGTGTAGTGCAttaaagttttccatttcttgaTACTGTAATTTCATGGAGGCAGTGATTGTGCTTGACTGTATTTGGCATCCAGAACACTCAGCCTAGTGAAGGGAAGTACATAGGTGGAACCCCagtgagtatttgttgaataaagaaataaaaaataatgaaatgaagagTATAGGTTGTATAGGTAACATTTCTGGGAAAGGTTCCAGACCCATAATCTTGATAAAGATTCAACATTAAAgataagtgaaagagaaaaaaatgctctgtgtgtgtgtgtgtgtgtgtgtgtgtgtgtgtaggaagaggaggaggaggaagagaagttaAATTGTTGTAGCTATGGAGGGTCTGGTAGTGGACTTTACCCATTCTATTCACAatccttcttttcatttgtttatgctTCTACCATATTTCCATAAGCCCGTTATTCAGACAGCAGATATTCATAGGTGGACTGTTATAAACCAGGCTATGCTAGGTAGGCAGAGAAGACAACCTTTTATATACAGCTGCTTAACTATTTTATAGATActcagcttttttttctctttgattttatgtCACTTTTGTCTAGCATTCAGGGATTTATTCTAGTATTAGCCTTTGCCTTTGTGCCTAGTTTGAAAAATAATCTGGGGCTACATACTTAGGTTGTGCCTCTTGAAACCTCTTGCCTGGTTTTGTAATGCCACACAAACTCTGGCCTGTCCCCTTGTGCTCAGAATCTAGCCTGTATTCTTGAACTTTGTCCTGACACTGTAAGGTGTGACCTTGATGTTGCCCAAAGGGCTCATAATGAGTTTAATCCTGTAGAACAGCCACCTTCTCAGTGCTGTCCTTTCTGATTCTTCCCCCACGATAAATACTGAATCTTTACATACTTTCTCAGACTATGAGATTTTCTTAAATTCAGTTTCCatctcagttatttattttttaatggaggtCATAAGAAGAcctacctcttttattttttttttaagattttatttatttatttgacagagagaaagagagcacaagcagcaggagctgcaggcaaaggcagagggaggagcaggctccctgctgagaaaggagcccgatgctgggtcaatcccaggatgctgggatcatgacctgagccaaaggcagattcttaaatgactgagccacccaggtgccctcatctCAGTTCTGGCTACTAGACTTATATGCAGCATAGATGGCTGAAATCAACTTAAATTtagcagagaaggaaaacaaactgttgaaaaaaaatttcaaggacCTCTTTTATCTCTGCTTTTGTCAAGTCCTGttagaagaaaacaattttcctgttttctacactagtaaataaaacaaaattgaaaagtcAGTTGAGAccactctcttaaaaaatatgagCATTTCAGTGTTTAGAATTTTCTGTATGAATTAGGCATAGTATAGTTTCATTTCTTTCACATTTACTCTTTGTCTACATTGTGTGTACTTACTCATCCAGAAGGGTCACAGTGCCTTCAATTTACAATGAAATTTATAAGATACAGCCTAGATTCAGAGTAGGTAATGAAGGGATGTCCTAGATccttaaagagagaagagagagagatcaatgCAGAAATTAGAAGTTAGCTGGGGTTTGAATTTGTATAAGAGAGTCATATATGAGCACTTGTCAAACATGTCTGCAACCTTTAGTTCTGTCTTACCTGCTTTACAAATCAGCATGAtgttgattctttaaaaatatctatctatctatctatctatctatctatctatctatctatctatgagagagagagagagagagagcaaaaaagcatgggtgtgcaagcaggggggtgcagaaagagagggaagaaagaagcagactccctgctgaatgcagggagcccgatgtggagctcgatctcagaaatcagattatgacctgaactgaaaccaaaagtcagatgcccaaccaactgaaccacccaggcccctgacttttgtttgttttttttaaagagtcatctcattttatctcattttatcattGGATATTTATTCCACTGGAATGACTGAGTTTAAATGTCAAATTAGTCACAGTATTAACCCCCTTAGATTAAGGAATCaggataatgatgatgatggtgatgatttgAAAAGACAATGCTTGATTCcaagcactttatatatattaacctacttttttctctaaaaaatccCATGATGCAgccatttttatcttcttatcctttttctttcttttaaacagaCGAGGACCTGAGGCAACAGCCAGCATTTAAGAACCCTGTCTAATGACAAAAAGGCACCAATGGAGAACTTGGGATTTGAGCTCAGGCAGTTTGGTAATTTATCACATTCTTTCCAAGGGGACAAGTTGTTGGGAAACCTTCCTAGACAAAGAGAACAAACATAGGTTTCTTAACACTTTGTCAATctcaaatgtatttaatttaaaaatgttaatttcacaAATGCTGGGATAGAtggattaataagaaaaagaagagagagagtgtcAGTATTTCCTCTGTTTACTGACCAAAAGTGGGAAAGTTTGTATACTCAGAAACATTATAAATCCCCTGGGAATCTGGGAGTTCCCTGAACTGGAAGAAGGGCTGAAAGTAGGAGGGCATGGAAAAAGAACATCAGCAAAATtttctcctaaatatttcttgactTCTGCCCCTTTTCCTGTGTGCTTCAGCACCTGCATCAGTTTGAACCATTTGGGAGACTGGGGGAGTTATTAATAGCAAAAAATTTAACTTTCTGTGGCACATGTAAGTGGATTCTAGAAAAGGACAAAAACATATACTATCTGCTGTGATGATGTACTCTGTCTAATCCTCCTCTATTATACTCTGAGTTGCTTTACTCTGCTTTAATTATGCATTTAGGGCCTAGACAATACAGAGTTTGTACCCAGAATGCATGAAATCCCATTCCCATTGCCCAACATCAGTCATCAAGGCCAGAGAGTTTTCCCCAAGAAGCTGCTCAGAGTAGGGGTACACATAGACCTCAATGCATTGAGAATATGAATCTGCCTAGATTTGGGGGCTCAGTCTCTAGCAAAAAATGTCTACAAGAAGACCCAGGGTAAAAAGACACATCTCAGAGAGCCAGAATGAATTTAtcaggggagagagacagagagagagagagagagagagacatcagaGGGTCACTGAGACATTACCAAGCTCTGGACTTTTTGTGGCTCAGAAGATTTCCTGCAACCCTGATTTGTACCTCAGTCCACGAGATCTCTATGTTCCTGAAGACCAATTACAGGAACTtcagattattgattttttttctaatgggaaGTTACAGTAAAGCCATGAACATCAATTACCTAAGAGCTAGATACTCTCAAAGCCTGAAGCTTCAAGGTACATATCCTCTGAGCTCTAGCTTGGTCCTGGTTTTTTCTCCTACTGGCTATATGAAGACTCTCAAATCCTCCACAAAAGGTATGGAGGGGTTCTTCTGGTAGTCTTAAGTTCAACCCCTCGGGCATCCCTGATTTTAGTCTTCTCTCTGACTTTAAATACTGTTGTACTAAGAGAATCCATGAGATGAGTGATTCCCAGATAAAACCCTTCAGAAGGGCAGGTGTAGATTAGATAATAATTGGCCAGCAGAGCCTGGCACCCCAGGAGACCAAAAGGCCAATGTCTTTTATTCTCTGGAGTCAGAGCATGAAGCCCAACTTTAGACTCacacaaaacaaacacatttttaaaagctcaagGGATTCTATTTAGTGTGGGCTTTTGGAACTTCTATGTTGAAGCTTTAACTTTGATGAAAACTTTCAGGTGTTTAGTGTGTTCCAAAGGAAGCAAGGTAGGTGGCAACACCCTTTGTGTGCTTAGTCTTGGTATGTCACATTTGGGAAAGCAAAGGGAAGCTGTGTATTTATCTCAGGTTATGTTCCTTTGCCCTCATGATTTGAATTCATAAATACCTCTCAGATGAATATGTTGGTGATCAGTCGTGTCAACAATCAGGGAGGCTTTCAGGGAAATAGTTGAATGAAGGTTATGTAAGCCAAGGAGGAGATGGTGATAAATGCAGCAGTTTGGTTCTGAAcaattagaaatacaaaataccCACTGGATTTTAGATTTACAGTGTATTGCTGTCTATAAGGAACGTGGAAGCACTGGCCAGATGGAAGAATATTTAGATGTGCCTTAATGCTAAAAACTAGTTATGTTTTCAAAGTTTTAGAAGAGAAtgagaccaaaacaaaaacaatgatcaATGTTTATTAATTATGTACCAAATTCCAGGTATTGCCCCACACATTTTAGGCATGATAACTAATTCCCCACAGGAACTCTATGAGCTGGAACCTTTATTACCCTCATTTACCCCatgaggaactgaggcacagtggAATATCTGGTCCAAATTTATAAAGTTAAGTGGTAGAGTCAGGGTTAAAATTTATATCATAAGACCTTAAAAACTGCTTTTTTGTCATTATGCTAAATAGCCCCAAATGGAGAAATTGAGTTTAATGTTTGTGATATATGTAAGCTTGTAGACAGAAAAGCTGCTGTAGATACAGCTCTAGTGTTCTGTAAGAAGGCTGTGCCGCCTTCTCTGGAGAATGACATTAGGTAAACAGGTGGGGTGCATTCCACATCAAGATCTCATTCGTGAATTCAAAGGATAATAAACCACTAGATGGGTGTTCCGTTTTCTTTTCTGGTATGTAGATACCTGGATTTGGGCATACCTGGGATTTATACACTAAAACAATTGAATGATTTTCAAAGATATTTGAGAGCAATATTAATGTAAAGTTGTAAGTATAGCTTGTTTTTGATAACAAAATCagacaataataaaatatgaaaggaaggttttttaaaaaaagattttatttatttattcatgagagacacacagagagaggcagagacataggcagagggagaagcaggctccttgtgggaagcctaatgtgggactcaatcccaggaccccaggatcaccacctgagccaaaggcagatgcttgaccactgagccacctaggtatcctGAAAGGAAGTTTAtaaacttataaaagaaatttataaacacAAAGTTTAAGGGGATGTACAATTTCTCAGATGACAGGATGAGGGAGGAAATCAAAAGTAAATTTAATTACAAATAAGTTTTAGTTATTAGATTAGGAGGTAGGGCATGGTTTGTAATACCTTTAGAAACAAAGGAACaacataacaaaaagaaaataaatgaaattaaagtagTATATGTGTATACTGATTTTATGACAGTGCCTTATAAGCAGGAATTAATAATTCAATCTTATGCTTCTGATTTCCTAaatcaggaaaaattaaaaagggaagcaggaaagaaaggagaagcccatggaaaaaaggagggagaaaaagaggaaaattcttTGGAACAATTGCTAGATAATGAAGTATTCAATAGTAGGGGAACTGTTAAAAAAGCTATggccttttttgttctttattttattttttaaaagattttatttattcactcatgagagacacagagagaaagagagagaggcagagacacaggcggaggcagaagcaggctccatgaaggagcctgacgtggggctcgatccctgggatcacgccctgggccgaaggtaggcgctaaaccgctgagccacccagggatcccctgttctttttttattttttatttttatttattttttattggagttcaatttgccaacagatagcgaaacacccagtgctcatcccatcaagtgcccccctcag contains:
- the LOC144297578 gene encoding olfactory receptor 8S1-like, translating into MALRNHSTITEFILLGLSVDSHIQVLLFVLFLGIYLLTILGNLLMLLVIKADSHLHTPMYFFLSHLSLTDFCFSTAIVPRLLENLLSQRKTISVEGCLAQVFFLFDFGGTEVCLLSAMAYDRYAAICHPLLYGQVMNNQLYMQLVWGSWSLGFLDALINITLVTNLDFCKAHTIPHYSCELPSLFPLSCSDVSTNLTVLLCSTLLHGFGTFFLIFFSYARIVSTILSISSSSGRSKAFSTCSSHLTAVSFFYGSAFLRHLMPTSGSPLELIFSIQYSVVTPLVNPFIYSLKNREIKNALRRTLGKFLQQYR